Proteins encoded within one genomic window of Formosa agariphila KMM 3901:
- a CDS encoding sigma-54-dependent transcriptional regulator, with product MPKILIIEDEAAIRRVLVKILSEENDTYELEEAEDGLVGIEKIKKEDYDLVLCDIKMPKMDGVEVLEATKLLKPEIPMVMISGHGDLDTAVQTMRLGAFDYISKPPDLNRLLNTVRNALDRKELVVQNKILKTKISKNYQMIGESPAIADIKDIIEKVAPTEARVLITGANGTGKELVAHWLHQKSERAGGPMIEVNCAAIPSELIESELFGHVKGAFTSANKDRAGKFEAANGGTIFLDEIGDMSLSAQAKVLRALQENRVQRVGSDKDIKVDVRVIAATNKDLKKEIEEGRFREDLYHRLAVILIQVPALNDRRDDIPLLVEYFSNKIANEQGTANKAFSEDALALLKSYDWSGNIRELRNVVERLIILSGATVEENDVKLYATK from the coding sequence ATGCCAAAGATTTTAATTATTGAAGATGAAGCAGCCATCCGTAGAGTGTTGGTTAAAATTTTATCAGAAGAAAATGATACCTACGAGTTGGAAGAAGCTGAAGATGGATTAGTAGGTATAGAAAAAATTAAAAAAGAGGATTATGATTTAGTGTTGTGTGACATTAAAATGCCAAAAATGGATGGGGTAGAAGTTTTAGAAGCAACAAAACTTTTAAAACCAGAAATACCTATGGTCATGATTTCTGGTCATGGCGATTTAGACACAGCTGTGCAAACCATGCGTTTAGGTGCCTTTGATTATATATCGAAACCACCAGATTTAAACCGATTATTAAATACGGTTAGAAATGCCTTAGACCGAAAGGAACTTGTGGTTCAAAATAAAATTCTTAAAACTAAAATCAGCAAGAATTATCAAATGATTGGTGAAAGTCCAGCCATAGCAGATATTAAAGATATTATTGAAAAAGTAGCACCTACAGAAGCTCGTGTATTAATTACAGGTGCTAATGGTACAGGTAAAGAACTTGTAGCACATTGGTTACATCAAAAAAGCGAACGTGCTGGCGGTCCAATGATAGAAGTTAACTGTGCTGCGATACCAAGCGAATTAATAGAAAGTGAATTGTTTGGTCATGTTAAAGGGGCTTTTACTAGTGCGAATAAAGACCGTGCAGGAAAGTTTGAAGCCGCTAATGGAGGAACCATTTTTCTAGATGAAATAGGAGACATGAGTTTATCTGCTCAAGCAAAGGTATTGCGTGCGCTTCAAGAAAATCGTGTGCAACGTGTAGGTAGCGATAAAGATATAAAAGTAGATGTGCGTGTAATTGCTGCAACAAATAAGGATCTTAAAAAGGAAATAGAAGAGGGGCGTTTTAGAGAAGATTTATACCACAGGTTAGCAGTGATTTTAATTCAGGTACCGGCCTTAAACGATAGACGTGACGATATTCCGTTATTAGTCGAATATTTTTCAAACAAAATTGCAAACGAACAAGGCACGGCAAATAAGGCTTTTTCTGAAGATGCTTTAGCATTATTAAAGTCTTACGATTGGTCTGGAAATATCCGTGAACTTCGTAATGTGGTGGAACGTTTAATTATTTTAAGTGGCGCTACAGTTGAAGAAAACGATGTAAAATTATACGCTACTAAATAA
- a CDS encoding ABC transporter permease — protein MNHLPLIIKREYLTKVKNKAFIVMTILSPVVLIALIATVTYLSQISNNKVRTIAILDESGLVANAFKDTETTKYKFLKNIDLEAAKVLVNAQEDYGLLHIEKSDDINYLENHVKFYSEDSPSLSIVSSLESKVEKSLTDVKLVQVGVDLDKIESAKIDVSIIQENFSGEKTSKVESIIKLAFGGAAGYLLFMFIIIYGNMIMRSVIEEKTSRVIEVIISSVKPMQLMLGKIIGTSLAGITQIIIWIILGGLLTGLVGIIFGIDMSQTPQNQVIEQSIVNQQLNGQIETILSGFYHLPLTNLIIAFLLFFIAGYLLYSSMYAAIGAAVDNETDTQQFVFPILMPLVLSVYIGFFTVIEDPHGTISTIFSFIPLTSPVVMLMRIPFGVPIWQQLLSLLLLIGSFLLTVWFAAKIYRVGILMYGKKPTYKELIKWIKY, from the coding sequence ATGAATCATTTACCACTCATAATTAAAAGAGAGTATTTAACGAAAGTTAAAAATAAAGCATTTATTGTGATGACTATTTTAAGTCCTGTAGTGTTAATTGCACTAATTGCAACAGTGACGTATTTATCGCAAATTAGTAATAATAAAGTGCGAACCATTGCTATTCTAGACGAGTCAGGTTTGGTTGCTAATGCATTTAAAGATACAGAAACTACCAAGTATAAGTTTTTAAAAAATATAGATTTAGAAGCTGCTAAAGTGCTGGTTAATGCACAAGAAGATTACGGTTTATTGCATATTGAAAAAAGTGACGACATTAATTATTTAGAAAATCATGTGAAATTTTATTCAGAAGATTCACCGTCTCTATCTATAGTGTCGAGTTTAGAAAGTAAAGTAGAAAAATCGTTAACCGATGTAAAATTAGTGCAAGTTGGTGTCGATTTAGATAAAATAGAATCGGCTAAAATAGATGTTAGTATCATTCAGGAAAATTTTTCAGGAGAGAAAACATCTAAAGTAGAAAGTATTATCAAATTAGCGTTTGGTGGTGCAGCCGGCTATTTGCTATTTATGTTTATCATTATATATGGTAATATGATTATGCGTAGTGTTATCGAAGAAAAAACCAGTCGTGTTATCGAAGTAATTATTTCGTCGGTAAAGCCTATGCAACTCATGTTGGGAAAAATTATTGGAACTTCACTAGCGGGAATCACTCAAATTATTATTTGGATTATTTTAGGAGGTTTGTTAACAGGATTGGTTGGAATAATTTTTGGAATAGATATGAGTCAGACGCCACAAAATCAAGTCATCGAACAATCTATAGTAAATCAGCAATTAAACGGACAAATAGAAACCATTCTTTCAGGATTTTATCATCTACCGTTAACCAATTTAATTATTGCTTTCTTATTATTTTTCATTGCAGGTTACTTATTATATAGTTCAATGTATGCTGCTATTGGAGCCGCTGTAGATAATGAAACCGATACCCAACAATTTGTATTTCCTATATTAATGCCATTAGTGTTATCGGTTTATATTGGTTTCTTTACGGTAATCGAAGATCCTCATGGAACCATTTCAACTATTTTTTCGTTTATACCATTAACGTCTCCAGTGGTTATGCTTATGCGTATTCCATTTGGCGTTCCAATCTGGCAACAATTATTATCGTTGTTACTTTTAATTGGATCTTTTTTACTGACTGTTTGGTTTGCCGCAAAAATTTATCGTGTTGGAATTTTAATGTACGGAAAGAAACCAACATATAAGGAGTTGATTAAATGGATTAAATATTAA
- a CDS encoding M28 family peptidase, whose protein sequence is MKNIIILIALCLGSHIFAQSDEDILKQIYKSALVEGKSYSWLETLSIDIGGRLSGSLNAERAVEWGKAELDSLGLDKVWLQPVMVPKWVRGAKEFAYIKASSGETTNVNICALGGSVSTNPLGLTAKVIEVKDFEELKRLGEAEVKGKIVFYNRPMQPDLINTFEAYGGCVDQRYMGAVEAAKYGAAGVIVRSMTLSLDDMPHAGSMTYGDLQVSDRIPSAAISTKDANLLSSMLHLDKNLEFYFKQNCKQLKDVKSYNVIGEITGSQFPNDYIIVGGHLDSWDLGDGSHDDGAGIVQSMEVLRLFKTLKIKPKHSIRVVMFMNEENGLRGATEYAKVATTNGENHIMSLESDSGGFTPRGFSFDCSDATFNKVLSWKPLFKPYLIHYFEKGGSGADVGPLKNDTNVTAGLRPDSQRYFDHHHSASDTFDAVNKRELELGAASMASLVYLFDKHGI, encoded by the coding sequence ATGAAAAACATAATTATCTTAATTGCCTTATGTTTAGGTAGTCACATCTTCGCTCAATCTGATGAAGATATATTAAAACAAATTTACAAATCGGCTTTAGTAGAGGGTAAAAGCTATTCTTGGTTAGAAACATTATCTATAGATATTGGCGGCCGCTTGTCGGGATCATTAAATGCAGAACGTGCGGTAGAATGGGGAAAAGCTGAATTAGATTCTTTAGGATTAGATAAGGTTTGGTTACAACCTGTTATGGTGCCAAAATGGGTGAGAGGTGCTAAAGAATTTGCGTATATAAAAGCCAGTAGTGGAGAAACTACAAATGTGAATATATGTGCATTAGGAGGTTCTGTATCTACTAATCCATTAGGACTTACTGCTAAAGTTATAGAGGTTAAAGATTTTGAAGAATTAAAGCGTTTAGGGGAAGCCGAAGTAAAAGGTAAAATAGTATTTTATAACCGTCCGATGCAACCCGATTTAATAAATACGTTCGAGGCATATGGTGGTTGTGTTGACCAACGTTATATGGGAGCTGTAGAAGCAGCTAAATATGGAGCAGCAGGTGTTATTGTAAGATCTATGACGTTAAGTTTAGACGATATGCCTCATGCAGGAAGTATGACTTATGGAGATTTACAAGTGTCGGATCGTATTCCTTCTGCAGCAATTAGTACCAAAGATGCCAATCTATTAAGTAGTATGTTGCATTTAGATAAAAACTTAGAGTTTTATTTTAAGCAAAATTGTAAACAATTAAAAGATGTTAAATCTTACAATGTTATAGGTGAGATTACGGGGTCTCAATTTCCTAATGATTACATTATTGTAGGTGGACATTTAGATTCTTGGGATTTAGGAGATGGTTCTCACGACGATGGTGCAGGAATTGTACAATCTATGGAAGTGCTCCGATTGTTTAAAACATTAAAAATTAAACCAAAACACAGTATTCGCGTAGTCATGTTTATGAATGAAGAAAATGGTTTAAGAGGTGCAACCGAATATGCAAAAGTAGCAACAACGAATGGCGAAAATCACATCATGTCTTTAGAAAGTGATTCTGGCGGATTTACTCCAAGAGGATTTTCTTTCGATTGTAGTGATGCAACTTTTAATAAGGTATTAAGTTGGAAGCCTTTATTTAAACCATATTTAATTCATTATTTCGAAAAAGGTGGGTCTGGAGCAGATGTAGGACCTTTAAAAAACGATACCAATGTAACGGCAGGTTTACGACCAGATTCTCAACGTTATTTTGATCATCATCATTCGGCTAGCGATACTTTCGATGCCGTAAATAAAAGAGAGTTAGAATTAGGTGCGGCATCTATGGCTTCACTTGTTTATTTGTTCGACAAACACGGAATCTAA
- a CDS encoding ABC transporter ATP-binding protein produces the protein MHNILEAHNISKKFGDFTALNQVSINVPQGSIFGLLGPNGAGKTTLIRIINQITMPDSGHVILDGEALKNHHIQDIGYLPEERGLYKSMKVGEQALYLAQLKGLSKAEAKKRLHYWFDRLDIGDWWNKKIQELSKGMAQKIQFVVTVLHEPKLLIFDEPFSGFDPINANLIKDEILRLRDNGATVIFSTHRMESVEELCDHIALIHKSNKILDGKLTEIKRANKDNSYEIGVKTSNIDALHKELTEKFDVSPAQFKTIDEQLKVNVKLGDSGNPNEFLKYLTTKGEVSHFVELLPSTNDIFIKAIQNNS, from the coding sequence ATGCATAATATTTTAGAGGCGCATAATATTTCTAAAAAATTTGGAGATTTTACAGCGCTTAATCAAGTTTCCATAAACGTACCTCAGGGCAGTATTTTTGGCTTATTAGGTCCAAATGGTGCAGGAAAAACCACATTAATCCGTATAATAAATCAAATTACCATGCCAGATTCTGGACATGTAATTTTAGACGGAGAAGCTTTAAAAAATCATCATATACAAGATATCGGGTATTTACCAGAAGAGCGTGGTTTGTATAAATCTATGAAAGTTGGCGAGCAAGCTTTATACTTGGCACAGTTAAAAGGGTTAAGTAAAGCAGAAGCTAAAAAGCGACTACATTATTGGTTTGACCGTTTAGATATTGGAGATTGGTGGAATAAAAAAATTCAAGAGTTGTCTAAAGGGATGGCTCAAAAAATTCAATTTGTGGTTACTGTTTTACACGAACCTAAATTATTAATTTTCGATGAACCTTTTTCTGGATTCGACCCTATAAATGCTAACCTTATTAAGGATGAAATTCTTCGCCTTAGAGACAATGGAGCTACCGTAATTTTTTCCACCCACCGTATGGAATCTGTAGAAGAATTATGCGACCACATTGCATTAATACATAAATCGAATAAAATTCTTGACGGAAAGTTAACAGAAATTAAAAGAGCTAATAAAGATAACTCGTACGAAATTGGAGTGAAGACTTCAAATATTGATGCTTTACATAAAGAGTTAACCGAAAAATTTGATGTGTCGCCTGCACAATTTAAAACCATAGACGAACAATTAAAAGTGAATGTAAAATTAGGAGATAGCGGAAATCCTAACGAATTTTTAAAGTATTTAACTACAAAAGGAGAAGTATCTCATTTTGTTGAATTGTTACCAAGTACCAACGATATTTTTATAAAAGCCATTCAGAATAATAGCTAA
- a CDS encoding PPK2 family polyphosphate kinase, with amino-acid sequence MKDIHIKDFKIDSKINIKDLNTKVDLDASEKKIEKELEKIRVKLGDLQNTMYAHGKYAVLACFQGMDTAGKDSLIREVFKDFNVRGIDCHSFKSPTDLELKHDYLWRHYLRLPARGKFGIFNRTHYENVLVTRVHPNYILSENIPTVNDISDVDDTFWDTRFNEINNFERTISNSGTIIFKFFLNLSKDEQRDRLIRRLDKKSKNWKFSSDDLKERALWDSYQSCYEDAINRTSTTNAPWYNIPADNKPAARLIVATILYNTLKEYHDIQEPELDAETESHIETYKKQLLSE; translated from the coding sequence ATGAAAGACATTCACATTAAAGATTTTAAAATTGATTCTAAAATAAATATTAAAGACCTAAATACTAAGGTTGATTTGGATGCTTCCGAAAAGAAGATAGAAAAGGAATTAGAAAAAATTAGAGTGAAATTAGGCGACCTTCAGAATACCATGTATGCACATGGTAAATATGCAGTTTTGGCATGTTTTCAAGGTATGGATACAGCCGGAAAAGACAGCTTAATACGTGAAGTGTTTAAAGATTTTAATGTTAGAGGTATCGATTGTCATAGTTTTAAATCGCCAACAGATTTAGAGTTGAAACATGATTATTTGTGGCGTCATTATTTACGATTACCAGCACGTGGTAAATTTGGAATCTTCAACAGAACACATTATGAGAATGTGTTAGTTACTCGAGTCCATCCAAATTATATATTGAGCGAAAACATCCCTACAGTGAATGACATTTCAGATGTAGACGATACGTTTTGGGATACCCGTTTTAATGAAATTAATAATTTCGAGCGTACAATTTCTAACAGTGGGACAATTATTTTTAAATTCTTTCTTAACCTGTCTAAAGACGAACAACGCGACAGATTAATTCGTCGATTAGACAAGAAAAGCAAAAACTGGAAGTTTTCATCAGACGATTTAAAAGAACGTGCCTTATGGGATAGTTATCAATCCTGCTACGAAGATGCCATAAATAGAACGTCGACCACAAATGCACCTTGGTATAATATTCCTGCCGATAATAAACCTGCAGCGCGTTTAATTGTAGCCACTATTCTTTATAATACGCTTAAAGAATATCATGATATTCAAGAACCAGAACTCGATGCAGAAACAGAATCGCATATAGAAACATATAAAAAACAATTACTAAGCGAGTAG